The genome window TagtcaatttttaaaaatgcaaaattacataattaatttactcaatagatgcatttttaaaatactaacgaaatattaaaagaaaaaaaaaaagaatttactatacaaaattttctttactttaaacaattgaatattaattaatttttgcaagataaaaaaaattgccattaAATCGTTACGTTACTATACCATAATGCATTTAATCGCTcgattattatctattttcctAACTCTTTTTcaaagcaatttaatttataaagaatatgtgcacattaataattaattacctaaaaatataaaataaaattataatatatctaGGAAAAAGATTTTCATATTTCGTCGCTTGTAAGCAGACTTCGATCGATCAGCCTTAAAAGGACGTACCACCCAATCCTCTCAATTCGTAGGGACTCGGCAGTGTGCcgacgtgtgtatgtacgtatacatatgtatatgggGGGGtgaaatgtatatatatatatatatatataaagtacaCAGTGCAAGGGTGAACAGTTGATTCGGGCATGCGCTAGGCTTCCTCTCCCTTCAGATACTATGAGCGGTGGTGTCTACGGCGGTGGTAAGTACGGAGCCGCGCTCCATAATTATCCCGACTAGAAAAAGCATTGCGTTTACATACCGTACTAATTCCGTGTGGCTATCCGTGATTATCACGCCAGACGAGGTAGGTGCTATCATCTTCGACGTCGGACACCAGAGCCTTCGCGTGGGATATGGCGGCGAGGACACACCAAAGGCCGAGATCCCGACGACCCTCGGAGTGTGGGAGGAACCCACCGATCCTGGCGGAATTGACTGCAACAACGTCACCAAAAAACATTATAACATCGACGTCACAGCAATTCAAGTGCGAAAGAAGGGTAAGCTATTATTAATTgccccttttatttttaaatttgcaaaaaattaatttaacaaatataataatggtATAATAATAGATAAGAAATATCttatacgataaattttttaagtcgGCTAAATGATTTCTCTTTCGTACaaagtaattgttatattttttaatatattatttaatttatagtgaaagataaagtaataaagttACAGTATTGTTTGGCGAaacttggaattttttttctttttttaaacttttatagtATTAAATGTTCGATTTCGATTTAGATATGGAGATAGTGAGCCTAATGAAAGACGGCATGATCGACGATTGGGACATGTTCGAGCGACTGACCGAATATACGTACAAACAACGATTGCATGCCTTAGCCGAGCATCATCCGATTCTGATGACCGAGTGTCCGTGGAACACCAGACTCAAGCGCGAGAAATTATTGGAGCTAATGTTTGAGAAATTCAACGTACCGGCCATGTACATCTGCAAGAACGCCGTGCTGGCCGCTTATGCAAATGGAAGATCCACAGCGATGGTCGTGGATAGTGGTGCTACGCATACCAGCGCGGTACCAGTTCACGACGGCTACGTTATCACTCAGGGAATCGTCAAGAGTCCTTTAGGCGGTGACTTTATTACCATGCAATGTAGACAGTTCTTCGAGGAAAAGGATGTTGAGCTAATCCCGGCGTGTCTCGTCGCTAGCAAAGGTAATCTAATCCGTGAACGATATGctataagaatttaatttataaatttcaactGCAAGGAATTCTAATATAattcagaaaattttttttattcacttacacaaagattaaaataaaactttttttttttttcttataaacatataattttatacattataacATATACGTACCATTTTTTAGATGTTGTACGAGAGAGAGATCCACCTCGTTGGACGAAGCGACCAGGACCACAGCCTACGTCGTCCTGGTTAAGCTACATGGTGCGAGAGCTGCTGCAGGACTTCCAGATGAATTGTCTGCAAGTATCGGATAGTCCTTACGACGAAGACATGGCAAACACTCTGCCCATGAAACATTTTGAATTTCCGACTGGCTATAATGACGATTTCGGATCCATAAGACTTATGATACCTGAAGCTCTCTTCGACCCGAGCAACGTTAAAGGTGTAGGCGCGAGTATTTTAGGCATCGGTCCTCTAGTCACCACAAGTGTTGGAATGTGCGACATGGACATCAGACCAGTACGTGctctgaaattatatttattttttttttttattattcggaAATTTATTCggaagatttaattattaagaatctttaattatacatgtgtaccataaaaaaattatattgtagaGTTTATATGGCAGTGTGGTAGTGACCGGTGGCAATTCTTGTCTTCAAGGATTCAGCGAAAGACTAAATCGGGACTTGGCCAGTAAGACTCCTCCGGTAAGCTTATTCTGTAActcacaataattttatttttttttataacgacgCAACTTTTGTTCGCAGAGTATGAGactgaaaataattagcgCTAACAGTTCAAGTGAGCGACGTTATGGTGCTTGGATCGGCGGCTCAATCCTCAGCTCCTTAGGTTCGTTTCAGCAAATGTGGCTGTCTCGTCAGGAGTACGAGGAATCTGGTAAACTCATTCTGGAAAGATGTGCGTAAGTtagtaataaagaaattaaaaaattacggtATGCGAAAAAACC of Cardiocondyla obscurior isolate alpha-2009 linkage group LG15, Cobs3.1, whole genome shotgun sequence contains these proteins:
- the LOC139108603 gene encoding actin-like protein 6B, with the translated sequence MSGGVYGGDEVGAIIFDVGHQSLRVGYGGEDTPKAEIPTTLGVWEEPTDPGGIDCNNVTKKHYNIDVTAIQVRKKDMEIVSLMKDGMIDDWDMFERLTEYTYKQRLHALAEHHPILMTECPWNTRLKREKLLELMFEKFNVPAMYICKNAVLAAYANGRSTAMVVDSGATHTSAVPVHDGYVITQGIVKSPLGGDFITMQCRQFFEEKDVELIPACLVASKDVVRERDPPRWTKRPGPQPTSSWLSYMVRELLQDFQMNCLQVSDSPYDEDMANTLPMKHFEFPTGYNDDFGSIRLMIPEALFDPSNVKGVGASILGIGPLVTTSVGMCDMDIRPSLYGSVVVTGGNSCLQGFSERLNRDLASKTPPSMRLKIISANSSSERRYGAWIGGSILSSLGSFQQMWLSRQEYEESGKLILERCA